A window from Shewanella livingstonensis encodes these proteins:
- a CDS encoding type II secretion system F family protein, translated as MPIYQYRGRNSQGQAVSSQLESVNESAAADALLSRGIIPLELREVKTKQPFSMSLFQSKVSLEELQIFSRQMYSLTRSGIPILRAIAGLSETTHSDRMKKALDDISVQLTSGRPLSSAMNQHQDIFDSLFVSMIHVGENTGKLEDAFIQLSGYIEREQETRRRIKAAMRYPMFVLIAITIAMVILNIMVIPKFADMFSRFGAELPWATKILIGTSNLFVNFWPHMIVLFIGVVVGIRYWHHSDKGEKQWDLWKLHIPVIGSIIERSTLSRYCRCFSMMLSAGVPMTQALSLVADAVDNAYMHDKIVGMRHGIESGESMLRVSNSSQLFTPLVLQMVAVGEETGQIDQLLNDAADFYEGEVDYDLKNLTAKLEPILIAFVAGIVLILALGIYLPMWDMLNVVKGG; from the coding sequence ATGCCAATATACCAATATCGCGGACGTAATTCACAAGGACAGGCTGTCAGTTCACAACTTGAGTCTGTTAATGAAAGCGCTGCGGCGGATGCCTTGCTTTCTCGCGGGATTATTCCATTAGAATTACGTGAGGTAAAAACGAAGCAACCTTTTTCAATGAGTTTGTTTCAAAGCAAAGTGTCGTTGGAAGAATTACAAATTTTTAGTCGACAAATGTATTCACTGACACGTTCAGGTATCCCTATTTTAAGGGCCATTGCTGGCTTATCTGAAACCACTCATTCAGACCGCATGAAAAAAGCTTTGGATGATATTTCTGTTCAACTTACTTCAGGTCGACCGCTATCTTCTGCCATGAATCAGCATCAGGATATATTTGATTCGTTATTTGTCTCGATGATCCATGTGGGCGAAAATACCGGTAAATTGGAAGACGCCTTTATTCAGTTGTCTGGTTATATTGAACGAGAACAAGAAACCCGTCGGCGGATTAAAGCCGCCATGCGTTATCCGATGTTTGTGCTTATTGCTATAACCATCGCGATGGTTATTTTAAATATTATGGTGATCCCTAAGTTTGCCGACATGTTCTCTCGTTTTGGTGCGGAATTACCATGGGCGACAAAAATATTAATTGGCACCTCTAATTTGTTTGTAAATTTTTGGCCTCACATGATAGTGCTATTCATTGGCGTAGTTGTTGGCATCCGGTATTGGCATCATTCAGATAAGGGCGAGAAGCAATGGGATTTATGGAAACTGCATATTCCGGTTATTGGCTCCATTATTGAGCGTTCAACTCTTTCACGTTACTGTCGCTGTTTTTCAATGATGCTTAGTGCGGGTGTTCCCATGACCCAAGCATTAAGTTTGGTAGCCGATGCGGTTGATAACGCTTATATGCATGATAAAATTGTTGGTATGCGCCATGGCATTGAATCAGGCGAATCAATGCTAAGGGTTTCTAATAGCAGCCAATTGTTTACTCCATTAGTATTGCAAATGGTGGCAGTGGGCGAAGAGACGGGCCAAATAGATCAACTATTAAATGATGCTGCTGATTTTTATGAAGGTGAGGTTGATTACGATTTAAAAAATCTGACGGCTAAATTAGAACCTATTCTTATCGCGTTTGTCGCTGGCATTGTATTGATATTAGCGCTAGGTATTTATCTTCCTATGTGGGATATGCTTAATGTAGTCAAAGGCGGTTAA
- a CDS encoding MSHA biogenesis protein MshF: MLSQQKADDDLLKVYGRVIAIAVVLVLLAIFGVRYLNTTSNIGGRSLEFEHNRFLNVLAMVRSQWLASGRPHQMQLSWHNMVSNEASSETSDHDTTSTDASMSSEVINGDADADLVGTDNWISLSDQGWPIIATNNVQGCERLWGQLLATNVQELNITVDYQPDDNICRYYSGSKASLSYQLQTGRVIFLINAG; this comes from the coding sequence ATGCTGAGCCAGCAAAAAGCAGATGATGATCTGCTTAAAGTTTATGGACGAGTTATTGCTATTGCTGTGGTATTAGTGTTGCTGGCCATTTTTGGGGTACGTTACTTGAATACCACTTCTAATATAGGCGGCCGAAGTTTAGAGTTTGAACATAATCGTTTTTTAAATGTCTTAGCGATGGTGCGCAGTCAATGGTTAGCGTCTGGTCGGCCGCATCAGATGCAGTTATCTTGGCACAACATGGTATCGAATGAGGCATCAAGTGAAACAAGTGATCACGATACAACATCTACAGATGCCTCAATGAGTTCTGAGGTTATCAATGGCGATGCAGATGCTGATTTAGTGGGAACCGATAATTGGATTTCGTTGTCTGACCAAGGTTGGCCCATTATTGCCACTAATAATGTTCAAGGTTGCGAACGTCTCTGGGGGCAGTTATTGGCGACTAATGTTCAAGAATTAAATATTACGGTAGATTATCAACCAGACGACAACATTTGTCGCTATTATTCAGGTAGCAAGGCCAGTTTAAGTTATCAACTGCAAACGGGTAGAGTTATTTTTTTAATAAATGCCGGATAA
- a CDS encoding pilin, with protein MKLKQQGFSLIELVIVIVILGLLAATAIPRFLNVTDDAEDASVDGVAGGLATAVSFVRAQWEVDGRRNSNVILDGTNVSLDTRFGFPTGTTNTDATSMTNETCQEVFDSVLQNAPRNVLFNEDARKHRYTVRMQNGVGGSSTSIDGQTVTGLDLCVYHQVATLVLNQTSGVAAPAPDLDTVGAKGVTYNAGTGQVVSFTNN; from the coding sequence ATGAAATTGAAACAACAAGGTTTTTCATTGATCGAGTTGGTCATTGTTATTGTCATCCTCGGTTTATTAGCCGCTACGGCGATCCCGCGTTTTTTGAATGTAACTGATGATGCCGAAGACGCAAGTGTAGATGGCGTGGCAGGTGGTTTAGCCACCGCGGTGAGTTTTGTGCGTGCACAATGGGAAGTGGATGGCCGACGTAATAGCAATGTTATTTTAGACGGCACTAATGTGTCATTAGATACGCGCTTTGGTTTTCCTACCGGTACAACCAATACTGATGCAACTTCAATGACCAATGAAACATGTCAGGAAGTATTTGATTCAGTGTTACAAAATGCACCTAGAAATGTTCTTTTTAATGAAGATGCTCGTAAACACCGTTATACCGTAAGAATGCAAAATGGTGTTGGTGGTTCGTCTACTAGTATTGATGGACAAACGGTCACAGGTCTTGATTTGTGTGTTTATCATCAGGTTGCTACTTTAGTACTTAATCAAACTTCGGGTGTTGCAGCTCCTGCTCCGGATTTAGATACCGTCGGTGCTAAAGGCGTTACATACAATGCAGGTACGGGTCAGGTCGTATCATTTACTAACAACTAA
- a CDS encoding type II secretion system protein: MQKQQGFTLIELVVVIIILGILAVTAAPKFINLQGDARVSALSGLKAAIQGANTLVYSKAALAGQEKAIGADVILSSVAADSAATPPVVASSVKVKTDYGYLTATLDNFKNAIDLSVSAGTDPGAAAITTDWVFDAATGSFWQAGAPSTCTFTYTAATATSIPVYSAMPAASAC, encoded by the coding sequence ATGCAAAAACAACAAGGTTTTACATTAATCGAATTAGTGGTTGTGATCATTATTCTGGGTATTTTAGCGGTTACGGCAGCGCCGAAGTTTATTAACTTGCAAGGTGATGCTCGTGTTTCTGCGCTAAGTGGTTTAAAAGCTGCTATTCAAGGTGCAAACACATTAGTATATTCAAAAGCGGCTTTAGCGGGTCAAGAAAAAGCTATTGGAGCCGACGTTATTTTATCGAGTGTTGCAGCTGACTCAGCTGCAACTCCTCCTGTAGTAGCTTCTAGCGTTAAAGTAAAAACTGATTATGGTTATTTGACTGCTACTTTAGATAACTTTAAAAATGCAATTGATTTAAGCGTTTCAGCAGGTACAGATCCTGGTGCGGCAGCAATCACGACTGATTGGGTTTTTGATGCAGCAACAGGCAGCTTTTGGCAAGCAGGGGCACCATCAACTTGTACTTTCACTTACACTGCAGCAACAGCAACATCTATCCCTGTTTATAGCGCTATGCCAGCAGCATCAGCTTGCTAA
- a CDS encoding type II secretion system protein translates to MSQQRNVQLGFTLVELVTTMILIGIIAVAVLPRLMSDSSFSAYSLRSEFISELRQVQLKAMQNTDQCYQIDVTSSGYTLLHFSARAASLCTNQVRIEQQQTFSGNAHIALTSNASQVFSITFDSLGRMLSPACAGHCFNVVADETLAIAVESEGYIYAP, encoded by the coding sequence GTGAGTCAACAACGCAATGTTCAGCTTGGCTTTACCTTGGTTGAATTGGTTACCACCATGATTTTGATTGGTATTATTGCTGTGGCGGTATTACCGCGTTTGATGTCTGATTCATCTTTTAGTGCCTATAGTTTACGCAGTGAATTTATCAGTGAATTACGCCAAGTTCAGCTTAAAGCGATGCAAAATACCGATCAGTGTTATCAAATTGATGTCACATCAAGCGGTTATACTTTACTTCATTTTAGCGCAAGAGCTGCTAGCTTATGTACAAACCAGGTACGTATAGAGCAACAACAAACCTTCAGTGGCAATGCCCACATCGCCTTAACCAGTAATGCTAGCCAAGTGTTTTCGATTACCTTTGACAGCTTAGGTCGCATGTTATCTCCGGCGTGTGCAGGTCATTGTTTTAATGTCGTAGCAGACGAAACCTTAGCCATTGCGGTTGAGTCAGAGGGGTATATTTATGCTCCGTAA
- a CDS encoding type IV pilus modification PilV family protein: MLRKTQFHCLLASTRGFTLIELVIGMMVIGIAIVMLTSMLFPQADRAAATLHRVRSAELAHSVMNEIWGKRYDQNTNSNGGVPACNAPTGIVCSAALGKDGESRDDFNDVDDYDGLDETQNMLNSSQTYAQAYPRYQLNVSVEYLDPATQAKKLITVDVTTPAGEVITYQAVRSNY; this comes from the coding sequence ATGCTCCGTAAAACTCAATTTCATTGTTTATTAGCATCTACTCGTGGTTTTACCTTAATCGAACTTGTCATTGGTATGATGGTGATCGGCATTGCGATAGTGATGCTCACTAGCATGCTATTTCCCCAAGCAGATAGAGCCGCTGCAACTCTACATAGGGTTCGTTCTGCTGAGTTAGCCCATTCAGTCATGAATGAGATTTGGGGTAAGCGCTATGATCAAAATACTAATTCCAATGGTGGTGTTCCCGCATGCAATGCTCCAACAGGCATTGTTTGTTCAGCGGCTCTTGGCAAGGATGGTGAAAGCCGCGACGATTTTAATGATGTTGATGATTATGATGGGTTAGATGAAACACAAAACATGCTCAACTCAAGCCAAACTTATGCCCAAGCCTATCCTCGTTATCAGTTGAACGTGTCAGTTGAATATCTTGATCCTGCGACTCAAGCAAAAAAGTTAATCACTGTCGATGTGACAACACCTGCCGGTGAAGTGATCACTTACCAAGCGGTAAGGAGTAATTACTAA
- a CDS encoding PilW family protein encodes MSLSNQGKSAGFTLIEMVTVILILGIIVVGLSSFVIFGTRIFVESSAVDQVLSQSRFGIERMTRDIRRAVPNSMRTLTAIDGSFQCLELLPIAASTSYLDAPFMPQSAQNTLTAIKSIRPINAAQSVLIYPLINSEIYNPQGTTAKRFIVQSVAESGDKLTITLTQTVRFTEASPLKRLYVSDSPLSYCFVNNASNAELRLYQNYGYKVDQPTPATMGNGVLMAQNVTNALAVNPAVILTPSTLVTNAIVHLQPLFSVNGETFQYQHQVQVMNVP; translated from the coding sequence ATGTCACTTAGCAACCAAGGTAAATCTGCTGGTTTCACTTTAATTGAAATGGTTACGGTTATTCTAATCTTAGGGATTATTGTTGTTGGGTTAAGTAGTTTTGTTATTTTTGGCACCCGCATTTTTGTTGAATCTAGTGCTGTTGATCAAGTGCTCAGTCAAAGCCGTTTTGGCATTGAACGGATGACCCGCGATATTCGCCGTGCGGTGCCCAACAGTATGCGAACGTTAACCGCAATCGATGGTAGTTTTCAGTGTTTGGAGTTGTTGCCTATTGCAGCCAGCACATCGTATCTTGATGCGCCATTTATGCCACAATCTGCGCAAAATACTTTAACCGCGATTAAAAGTATTCGTCCCATTAATGCAGCTCAATCAGTGTTAATTTATCCTTTAATCAATAGCGAAATTTATAATCCGCAAGGGACTACCGCTAAACGATTTATTGTACAAAGTGTTGCTGAATCTGGTGATAAACTGACGATAACCTTAACTCAAACCGTCCGCTTTACTGAGGCGTCGCCGCTAAAACGCTTATACGTTTCTGATAGTCCATTGAGCTACTGTTTTGTTAACAATGCCAGTAATGCTGAGCTGCGCCTATACCAAAACTATGGTTATAAGGTCGATCAGCCTACGCCCGCTACGATGGGTAATGGGGTGTTAATGGCACAAAATGTCACCAATGCCTTAGCGGTTAATCCCGCGGTGATCTTGACTCCATCGACGTTGGTGACTAATGCAATAGTGCATTTACAGCCACTATTTAGCGTTAATGGCGAAACGTTTCAATATCAACATCAAGTGCAGGTGATGAATGTTCCCTAA
- a CDS encoding MSHA biogenesis protein MshP, producing MFPKLKLTQHSQQGSALIIGVFVLTVMFLLAASLIRIVGDADESVNMEVWGTRALFSANSGADAALSELFPLLGSVANCTNVSPTWTPPSGLNGFHNCTVSVTCNTATVDSVAQYRINSLAVCETGNCGGNANSSTCLRVSRQVEVEARGN from the coding sequence ATGTTCCCTAAGCTGAAATTAACCCAACATTCTCAACAAGGTAGTGCACTAATCATTGGTGTGTTTGTACTCACGGTGATGTTTTTACTTGCGGCGAGTTTAATCCGTATTGTCGGTGATGCCGATGAGTCGGTGAACATGGAAGTGTGGGGGACTCGGGCATTATTTAGTGCCAATAGCGGTGCAGATGCGGCCCTTTCTGAGTTATTTCCGCTGCTAGGTTCAGTAGCTAATTGTACTAATGTTAGCCCTACATGGACGCCGCCAAGCGGATTAAATGGGTTTCATAACTGCACTGTGTCGGTTACCTGCAATACTGCAACGGTGGACAGTGTTGCTCAATATAGAATTAACAGTTTAGCGGTTTGTGAAACCGGTAATTGTGGTGGCAATGCTAACAGTTCAACATGTTTGCGAGTGAGTCGCCAAGTGGAGGTAGAAGCCCGTGGGAATTAA